The Rouxiella sp. WC2420 region GCCCGCAGAACCCATGACTTCAACCAAAGGCGCAACCAGCTTATAGAAGAAGGTTTCCTTGGCGCCAAGCATGTTGCCATGACGAACCGCGCGACGAATGATGCGACGCAGCACGTAGCCACGCCCTTCATTGGAAGGGATCACGCCATCGGAAATCAGGAAAGCACAAGAACGAATATGATCGGCAATCACGCGCAGCGACTTGTTGTTCAAGTCGGTCGCACCGGTAACCTGTGCAACTGCAGCGATCAGTTTCTGGAACAGGTCGATGTCGTAGTTGGAATTAACGTGTTGCAGCACCGCTGTAATACGCTCCAGACCCATTCCGGTATCAACAGATGGCTTAGGCAGTGGCAGCATAGTGCCGTCCGCCTGGCGGTTGAACTGCATGAATACCAGGTTCCAGATTTCGATATAACGGTCGCCGTCTTCTTCTGCGCTGCCCGGAGGACCGCCCCAGATGTGGTCGCCGTGATCGTAGAAAATCTCGGAGCAAGGGCCGCAAGGACCGGTATCACCCATCTGCCAGAAGTTGTCTGACGCGTATTGAGCACCTTTGTTGTCGCCGATGCGAATAATGCGCTCTTTCGGCACGCCAATCTGTTTTTCCCAGATGTCGTAAGCTTCGTCATCGGTAGCGTAGACGGTAACCCACAGTTTCTCTTTAGGCAGGTTAAACCAATGCTCACCGGTCAACAGTTCCCAGGCAAACTTAATCGCATCTTCTTTGAAGTAATCGCCGAAGCTGAAGTTACCCAGCATCTCGAAGAAGGTATGGTGACGTGCGGTATAGCCGACGTTTTCCAGATCGTTGTGCTTGCCGCCGGCACGTACGCAACGCTGAGACGTGGTCGCACGATTGTAATCGCGATTGTCCAGGCCCAGAAAAACGTCTTTGAATTGGTTCATACCGGCATTGGTAAACATCAATGTCGGATCATTAGTAGGGATCAGCGAGCTGCTGTCGACAACAGTGTGTCCCTTACTATGGAAGAAATCGAGAAACGCTTGACGGATCTCAGCGGTGCTCTTGCTCATAAATGTCCCGGAATAAGGCTAAAAGGTCGGCCCGTGAGCAAGATTAGCGTGATAACGGCCTGCTTACTTTGTCGCTCACGAACAAAAAGTGGGGATAAGATAAAATTTCTTCGCTGGGAAGTAAAATCCCGTATGCAATCATTCCTCAAAATCGCGATAAATAGACTGAATTTCTTCCTGAAAAAAACCGCGATAGAGCAAATAACGTAATACTTTCGACTTTTCCTTCCACTCGGTCGGTAAAGGTTGGCCAAATTTGTGCGTCGCCAACTCGTAGGCTTTACTGCACCAGTCAACCTCACACTCTTCCAACGCCTGATTGATGATTTCTTTATCGACGCCCTTTTGTGTCAGCTCGGATCGAATGCGCTGTGCGCCTAATCCACGGTTGCTGCGCCCTGAAATATAGCGCCCGGCAAATTTGGCATCATCAAGCCAGTCATGCTGATAGCAGTAGGCGATAACCTCTTCAACCTGTTCCGGGTCAATCTCTTCAACTTCTTTGGGCACCGCCTGGCGGCGTGAATCAGGATTTTGTCGCGCTTTGTAGGAGGAAGGTCGGGAAAAAGGTTGTGGAGGAGTCAACAATTTGCGCCGCAGCTCGGCTTCACCGTGGTCACGCTGGCCTAACAGCCGCATTGCACGGGCAATCAGGTTATTGAGTTTTTTCGCCTGGTCGTCCTTCGTCGTTGAGAATAACGACGAAGGTTCCTGATAATTTTCGGTATCCTGCGTCATGCTTGATTCCTTATAAAGCAAAAAAACAGCCCGTTTTGCAGGCTGTTTTTTGGAAGGCGATAGCCTTTAGCTTAATGCCTGCCAGATTCCCCGGCAGGTTCAGCAGAGAGTATTAAAACTCTTCGCTGGTTTCAGCATTGTCATCCAGGCTTTCAGCTGTGACAGCCGCACTCAGTTCACCAGTGCCGCTCAGCAGCATATCTCTGAGCTTTTTGTCGATCTCGGAAGCAATTTTCGGGTTTTCTTTCAGG contains the following coding sequences:
- the recX gene encoding recombination regulator RecX, with the protein product MTQDTENYQEPSSLFSTTKDDQAKKLNNLIARAMRLLGQRDHGEAELRRKLLTPPQPFSRPSSYKARQNPDSRRQAVPKEVEEIDPEQVEEVIAYCYQHDWLDDAKFAGRYISGRSNRGLGAQRIRSELTQKGVDKEIINQALEECEVDWCSKAYELATHKFGQPLPTEWKEKSKVLRYLLYRGFFQEEIQSIYRDFEE